The following coding sequences are from one Natrarchaeobaculum sulfurireducens window:
- a CDS encoding DUF7692 domain-containing protein — MARNQTPGSVRIRTGQGNEWRYDAIEKAARFYDCNRSNAVAFACEDVDHLVRAARAVLERDDLTKAQRQEIAETLSTRAVTFDVETSVTVTRKGDE; from the coding sequence ATGGCTCGCAACCAGACGCCCGGCTCGGTCCGGATTCGCACCGGCCAGGGCAACGAATGGCGCTACGACGCGATCGAGAAGGCCGCACGGTTCTACGACTGCAACCGATCGAACGCCGTCGCGTTCGCCTGCGAAGACGTCGACCACCTGGTCCGAGCAGCGCGAGCCGTCCTCGAGCGTGACGATCTCACCAAGGCCCAGCGCCAGGAGATCGCCGAGACACTCTCGACTCGAGCGGTAACCTTCGACGTCGAGACCTCGGTGACTGTGACCAGAAAAGGAGACGAATAA